In Zingiber officinale cultivar Zhangliang chromosome 1A, Zo_v1.1, whole genome shotgun sequence, the DNA window GATTGATTTTTGACCATCAGTAGGAATACCCAAGTCAGATATGTCAATTGGATTCTCACTCGATACAATTGCAAAAGGATTTGGCTGAGGTTTGTTCTCAATTGCCTGAAGGTTGTTGTTTGCCATCCCAACGCCAGGAGGAAGAGTGTTTTGATACTTACAGAAGTATTGGTGAGTATTTCTAGAATTTCTATCGAGAAATCCATGGCAGACATTGTTGTGTGGGCATACCACATTTTCGCAAGTGTAGATCCTCTGGTTCACATCAACCTCATGCTCCACAGAAGTTCTCTTCTGGAATAACTCCATTTCAGTTTCTTCCTTCATTGGAACAGGTTTAACAAACTTTGCATTAGCTGCACTGACTCCTAGTTTGAAAGAGTCACTTTTGCCTTCTCCAACACCTTCCACATCATACTCACTGCCGCATTCATTGAAGGAGAATGCTCCGGCAATACCAACCCCTGCCGATGGGGGTGCACGAGCATCTGGATGCAGCTTGATATATGTTTCCTCTTCCTTCTTAAGGACTACAAGCCATGTCGCACTCTCCTTGGCCGTCATCTTGTCTTGCAGGCATTTGGACTGCCTAACAAGCCTGCGGATCTTCTCAATATCCGGAGACATGTGCTTGATCACCGCGGTCAAGACACTAACCTTCCAAGCCTTTTTAAGATCATGCGGCTTCTTGTAAGGGGGTGGCCCTTGTTCATTTGGAATGCCTAACTGAGCCCACCATTCCTCCCTCCCAGTCGGCCACCACGGCGGTGGGATCCCTTTTTCAAGAGGGAACCGCCGCTGTGGTGGATCACAGTGCTGCATTAGAGCTGACAGGAGAGAACCCAATGTTGTGTCTTGAAGTTCCTGCAACGAATGAGTGCCGACGGCTCCAGAGTTCAAATCACTGCCGGACACAGGAACACCATTCTCAATCTGGTACTTGTCTATAGCAGCTGGTCCGTTGCGATCGAACCTGACCTTTTCTTTCCACCAACCCCTCAGATTATCAGAAGCACCACTGACTGGCTTCCCTTTCTCAGGAATTATTCCATAAACAAAGCCCTGAGCCTTGCAAACCTCCATCATTTTCAGCATGTACTTCAGAATTCCATCCTGTGCCCGAGACATCTTCTTCCGACGAGCCTGTTCTTGGGACTGGAATTGCTTAGCCGCATCACCAAGATCCTTGGTTTTGCTATATTGCTGCTCCTTTAAGCGCTTTAACCGCATACGGTCCCTCCACATACGCCGCTCAAGCTCTTCTATGTCTAAATCCTCATCACTCTCTTCATCACCAGCCTCAGCAAATTTTTCTGGTGGATTCTCAACGAGATCTCCTTCTCCAATCATGCAATCGCCCATCGAAGGCTGAAGGAAGCTACCATAACTGATGCTCTTCTCGTTATTGGAGGGGAAAATTTGTGCATAATTTGGGCCACAAGGATAGGCCATGTCTTCAACTAATAAGCCTCCCATAATCTACAGAAGCAACAGATCCACCTCAGTAATAGAAAACTAatgtatgaagaaaaggaagactaAACAAGCATAACCAAAACCAGATTAATCCAAATCTAAATCTTAAAAGAAGCAACACTTAATGCTATTTTAGGTTAATCAAACTGAAGCACCAGATACAGGCTGTTTGCCCAATTATGgaatctaaaataaataaatctccAGAGAACAAAGAAAGCATCAAACATTAATATTTGTTTTTGGCAGCTAACGAGACCAGATCTTAATTAAGCTTTTCAAACAGGAAAGAACGAGGATTCGAATGAATAGAACAAAAACTATAAGCTCCATCAAACTGCACACGCTTCCGCAACGcgtgaaaaatctttaaaaccaaGTGTGTAAATGTGTTGAAGGCGGATTCTTTCCTGTAACAGTAGTCTCGCCAAAACCCCAGAAAAATCGAAACTTTTTCCCCTTACGGCAGCGAAAaggcctctctctctctctctctctctctctctacgcGCTATAAGCATTTAGCAAGCAAACACATCTCAGACGGCGCCGCCAAAAGCTCAAAAAGGCATCCCGGAGCCAAAGCGCGGAAACCAAGGGAAAAATCCCATAGATCCACACTGAGCACAGAAACGTTcagcaaaataaaaaaaaaaagaggaaccTTTAGGGCAAAAATCGCACCTTTTACCTTCCGCCGGCGTGCACAAGCGCAGTAAGCTCCGCCTCCTCGCGACTCGCCGACGATTCCTCTGCTTCAGCGGGGATTCAAGGAAAGTAGTGCTGGAGAAGGTGAGAGAAGCAGAATAATCAGCGAAGTATCACCGCAAAAGATAATGGATGGGGCTCTCAAAGTGGAGGGGGAGGGAGAGATTGAGACGGGCGAGAAAAGTTAAAGGAATGATTAATAAAACAAGAatcgagaaaaaaataaaaggaaggggGAGCGAAGGTGGTGGTCCTATCCACAGTCAACTCTGCCTCCTCTCCTCCTTGCCCCCATGACTCTGTAGCTTTCCCCGGCCTCAGTTATTATTCGCCATGGCCATACGGACTGCCGGGATGCTCCCGAGCACGTGACGTTTGCAATTACTCCTTTACCCATTGGTAATATAAAATCACCGCATGCGTTTGgatgattttttattaaaaaaaaaagattttccaTATCaacatttatgaaaaaaaaatagagcgTGCTACggtaataaatataatatttattttgtaGATTTCATATCCTAAAAAAACAATACtatcataaaaataataattaatcctCGTATCATCAGTAAATAAATGAATCAAAGAAGAGTGAATCAGAGAAGCATGTATGTTTTTGATATAATCAAGCAGAAAAAACaaaatgataaaattaaataattaattatttatttattccaGGAGATGAAAACGTGCACAACTTTGGTGCTAATTTCACTTGTATGTGATAATTAATTATTGGTTAGTTTTTGTAAAAATCAGATGAGGTGGACTCCAACTGGCTTGATAGATACATAtgcttaaataatttaaaaaaaaatatttaatttattaagataatgttcttttttttttttttccttttcttttgctactGCTTGAAACAAGACCCCTACCTAACTCACGTTGAGTGAGGTGCTATTTTATACTTTTTATGTGCattgttttttttaagaaaaaaaatacaaattctAGATCCGATTTTGGACaaattaagtataattaattagcttaaaattttaaaatattagtttGAAGGGTCTCTATGTGAAACCTAAGTGTATACATACTAATTTGTAAAGAGAGAAGATTCATGAGAAATTAGGAACTTAAAAGGAGAGTGACAATACGATATAGCCacgagaaagaagagaaggaaagcGAGAATAGAGATCTCCATGTGATAATAAAGATACGACAAGAGAGGGGAGGAGGTTTAAGTGGTTGAGGAAAGGGAACCCAATAAATGAGAGCCTTGGATGCCTACAATATGACTTGTAATGATTGGTAAAGGTGAAGGGATAAAATCAAAAGCCATACCCTACCATGATCATATACTAATTACacactcacaaaaaaaaaaaaaaaaaaatcacggaTGAACCACATGCTCCTCACTTTATGATGATCATGTCCTTGAATCTTTATCCTTTCAAGCTATATAAGAAAACAAAAACTTCGAGATTTGGATGAACTTTGAGGTAATACCAAGACTtgagggatttttttttaaagaaaaatattttatttctcattGCGTTGTTTAAAAGTAAAAAGAATCTAGCGGACACCAAATCCAATGTGTCCAAGTTCAATCCTCATGAAACTGAAATGAAGCCCATAAACTTAAGAATTGAACCCGATCAATTGTTTGGTTTCAGTTTGGTTCTGTCCAAATAAAGAGTAACCTACATAAGTTTGGTTCCATCATCCCAATTCTAAATTAAATCCACCAAAATATGAAATAGTTTAGCTTTTCAAACTGATAAACTAAATTTTGacaatttggtttggtttttgttTCTCAATTTGGCTTTTGGAAGACTGAATAAACCTCACAAATCTATGAGAACAATCTAGGAAAGTTGGCAGGTGGATTGTATGGAAGACACCTAAAAGCTATCAACTGTAATATAACCAAACTGGATTGTATGGAAGGCTTTGATTATTTCATTGTATTCTAAGTCAAACCTAAATCCCTTAAAAATCTTTTGTTTCTGGGACACTGCAGAGTGCAGACTGCATTTACAAATGCAGGAAGATATGTACGACTTACTCCCTTATGTGCTATTGACCTTGGGACAAGTTGACGGGGGCGTTGGAGAagaacgtattcgtcttttgccataaTTGATTCTTTTAACCACACCCGTTGCATACAAGAATTAATATTTACTAATATCAAATGCTTCGGAAACATCCACTTACTTAAAAATATTCATGCATTTGCCCATTCTTCTCCATGCCCAACCAGCATGCTATAAAGCAGAAAACCAAAAACAATCTTGATAGAGTTCCTTTTGATGGAGTCAGTAACATTGATCACATGAGCggccaaaaaaaaaatgatatcgcTAGGTTTTAACTTCAACCGGTAAATCTATTTCCACCAGCAATAAGAAGGCAAAATAGGtcaaaattttcattaaaaaagaAGAAggtaagaataaaaaaaaaaaattaccttcGGTTAATTCTATTCAATAGGAACGGTAAATGGTTGGCTAAATTGAATGAACctactaaaattaaaagtttgATTCAATTAATTAGAAATTCATATTTTTCCCTTAAAATATTAGTTATTTCAGATTGTTCggtcttaattttaaaatctgaatattaaattaattaaactgaaTTTGGCTGTATCTAAATCGGAAACCGAGTTTAAAATCAGTAATTCCGTAATTCATAAATTCCCTTCCCTCTTGAATCATGGTTTAACCAAAAGTTTAGTTATTTCAATTTTTGActgatttaattaatattttatcaattcagtttaattatgtaaaaaaataatttaaacgaTTCAACTACTAATCTATTGTTCACTGCGGGTTTGATATATCAAATTCCCAAAGGCTCACGTGAAGTTTCAGAATTTCTAAAAAGCGTGCCAATGTTTCATTATTCCCAAAAAAGACATTCCAATTACAATTTTACCCCTTTTCACGCAGGCAACTGTTTTTTCTCTCTTTACATACAACTTATCTTccttctaaattaaattaaattaatttaaacaccATTTAAACTTTAGTAAATAGtcctctaaatttatttatttattatatttttatttttatttttaaaattttaataaaaatataaaagaaggtTAATAAaccattaaaaatattttttcgtgtTTTTAAGTATCTTCAATTTTTAATATGTAATTATAAaagagtaaaaaattaaaattaaaataatagcaagcattaattttattaataaaaataataaaaaaatcactTTGGTACCGGTCGTCAAAAATTAGTACCAAAGTATTCTAAAAGTTTCAAATTATTTTGAATACTATTTCGAGGACTTTAAAACAGTAAAAGAGAGATTATTTGGACTCATGCTCACCTAATAAATGCACTGAATTTGGAATGAGCCTGATTAGAGCTCTTTAGAttcatcaataaattttgatcaaaatccattGGTGGACCTAGACGACTTGGATTTCTGAAATTTTACAATGAGATGAAAGTGCATAATGTGTAGAAGGTAAATATAGTGAAAAATCTTGATCCTAAGTCTCTTACTTAAAGTTATACGTCCATGCCAATTTACACTAAGTCTTAAACTTTTTAAACCTTTTGAGTAATACTGAAAATCCTTTATGATGATAACAGAGGACACATTTGGATTTCCTAGGCACTGCAGAAATCTACATGAGTAGGAATGAGCCAGATCAAAGCTCTCTAAGTTCATTAATGAATTTTAACTGAAATCCATTGATGGATCTAAATGatttggatttctaaaattttataatgagatggaagtgtAAAGTGGGTAGAAGatagatttaatttgagtttgatttaagttaagtttaatttaagctgagtttaatttaagttaagtttaattaatttgagtttgattaatttgagttaagtttaattttaattgagtttaattttagttGAGTTTAATTTTTGACCTAATACTCAATTTAACCTAAATTCATCTTAcacttttctagattttcaaacaatGAATCTTATAAATTTTATGAGATagttattaattttatatttattaatttaatttaaaatctaagAATTGATTGTCATTTGAGTTAGATTCAAGTATAACCGTCAATCAGTTAAGTacacattttaaaaattagcttCCAAACTGTGGTGAGGCATAGGAACTTTCTTTTGTATCGGAGCAACGACTATTTCTAGACAAATCTTTTCTAAGAAAATgtagcccccagggcgtagcgtaaACGGTGGGTGTATGACATATCTGACGTAATAGTTAGAGGTCAATTCTCAGAAACTGATGACCTGGAGTTTACTCCACCTTTCGTCTAATACCTGTATACcatatttacctccctccatatctgtaGGGCTGACACTAGAGGGTcgttaaggtagcggatctatctttttttttaaagaaaatgtatatttaaattttctattaaaaaaaccttagtctaactaatTTAGGATATGACGAaatagtttcagttagtttcacttagctaaataGACCAAATAGGGTACACCTTACCCTACTTGACTCCTAGACCAAACTTttctaacatactatcatctctgttggtgcaatattccctaggtcaaggttgacctgtttgactgggcttgaaatgagtcaagctcgagtcttgatgatttggtttcgatgtttgacaatacttgtagacaacacatgaacattgtaggtgcaattgttcatgtggggagattgtgaaggagagtcaagtaggtcaaggttgactggatacttgactgaaaatcctagtgagtgaagctaggtgaaagtcccggtgagtgaagccaggcagaaggaaaccctagtgagtgaagttaggtgaaagtcctggtgagtgaagccaggcagatgagaagacctagtgagtgaagttaggcagaaggaaaatcctggtgagtgaagccaggtgaaagtcctagtgagtaaagctagacagaagggaagtcctggtgagtgaagccaggcacggggaaatccagattggtcaaggttgaccagacatctggtgaaagtccaagtaggtcaaagggattgaccggatacttagcaagaggagaaaagtccaagtgggtcaaagggattgaccagacacttggtgagagagtcctagctggtcaagagtgaccggatgttaggttttatgtaccaacaagtcatggttgactggatgttggtttagggggctttggacttgcttttgggcaaaacccaagatctggattgatcagccgattgatctagcagatctggattgatcagctgattgatccagcagatctggttcgatcagccgatcgattggatcatgcccaatcgatcaactgatcgatcgggtgagtccccacgaacagaacccctttggatcgatccgtgaatcgatccagaggtcccaatcgatcagtggattgattgggagctgctgtttgtgcgcgataagccctggatcgatcagccgatcgatccaggctattccagagagcacagaggcactctggatcgatcggtttatcgatccaaagcctccccgatcgattgggagcaatccaattgatcgggatccgaccgttggcgtcgtatttaagCCGCAGGCCTCCGATCTTCACTAGCGACTCCACAGCTCTttctcaagttcagatcgccagtttttgaagattcttggaggttcttcaaagtcaagaggcggatcaaaagcaagaagagaagttagggttagggtttattgtaagcttttgcttgtatttcatatccttttctttcttcttgtattgagagtttgtaaaggtttctccgtcttcggtagttaccgtagaggagtgtgtttcatagtggagggtgcgtgagtgtgtggatccttggattagtcacctcttgtgaggtggataccaagtaaaatctatttgttagcgttgtattttgtttcttgtacatttccgctgcacatctttgaagaaacaagcaacaccaaccacgaagcacgcgacgaactattcacccccccttctaactactttttggtcccaacaatCTCGTCCCACCCTGGTACTAGGTTAAGCAAATctcaatcaagcctaagtccttatctaactattctaagttaaacaaaaaataaaataaaataataaagcgGTAAATCAAACAAgcatgcaattttatttattaacaaaaatattttttttattggttCCTCCTAGATCATAACCTAGATAGCTCGATAAAGTCTATCTAggttgatccggtgataaggcagGGGGGCCCTCATAAgggaaaggtcaacgacacgtggaggtcaatagtCAAAGGGGGGTCAACCCTATGGGCTCGACGAGCTGGCGGGACAGGCCAATCATTAGGCAACGCCCCTCATCCGAGAGAACAACCATCTGGCCATGGGCCAAGATTTCCAATGAAGGaaatcatatggccgagcggatagtccgctcggccgcGGTGCAAGGCTAGAGTAAAGGCCAAGCAGTTTGCCCGCTCGACCAGGATGTCAGGCTATGAGAGCCGAGCAGGCGACGACCCTGAACCTTCCCGGACGGGCGACCACCTACGCCAGATCAAAGGCGAATGTTCTGGCTGAGCGGCTTGATGGTTgatccgggaagaggaagtcaaaaagtgTGGGACAGTGGGGACGTCATCTTAGTAACTCCTGTTGCTGACAACATGCATGTTTGAGGACTaggccatactcagtatcgtacgacaaaggattctgctgtcccatcaaagagacgctcagactgtagcagtatggcatcagacatgctcttctgacaagcccatgctgcggtatggtataggacacgtgtacacctcggtttgtgtgcaccaagctcccgtaactctatataagagcccttagacttcaccggaggtatgagatCTCTGATCCTGGAAGCCACCTTCTTGTTTTTCGtttgcctgacttaagcgtcggagggtcgtcgccgggaaccccttcccggctcgaattctttgcaggttcgccggaagtcGGTGCAagtggtcggagatctacgtcagcagtcgAAGAACGCCACgtacccagcgtccgttgattcagcgactcggacaggatcaatttggcgccgtctgtgggaacgcttcTGCATCCGattggaagcaatggacgaagctggatgaCCGCATACGGTGgcgctctccacggaggaactcgacgctctgatcgagtcgagggaagctaagcttgtggaacaaaaacagaaggcacaagccgagcgaattgagcagcaagcgacatcagtatcagggggctgagcggaagcacctcaggccacggTTCCGTTTcaccgggccctattccgcacgcctccaGAAGCagcagcagttaatcgtgatcgaggatcttcatcggacgaagtgccaatacgagacaatagaaaaggcaaggccccccgagcggacgcttctcccgagcggatcaaccgtcagttTTCGGAAGTCAtcttgcgggaccctctgccgaagcactatgtgcctcggcgatcggtgaatacaatggaaccaccgacccggacgatcatttgggtaagttcgataacacggctaccctccatcaatacacagatggagtgaagtgtcgagtttttttAACCACcatctcgggatcggctcaacggtggtttcggaggttgccagacggatccatcacaagttttaaagacttccgcacgaccttccttcaccactttgcaagcagtcggcgttatcagaagactagtgtcagtctgtttgccatcaaacaagaagcccacgaatcgctccgagcctatatccagtggttcaacagggtggccatggatattcctacggccacctcggaaaccatgatgaatgccttcacacaaggcctcgtggatggggacttctttcgatcgctcattcggaagccgccccgagactacgaccatatgctacaccgggccaacgaatacatcaatgtagaggaagcccaagtggcccgaagaaaggaaattccaaccgagcgggctactcctgccgagcggaagcctcacaCCGCTCATCATCCGCCCAgtggaccgagggccgaagcaatccgctccccccatactAGGtcacatgtgcaagaggtagctgccgagcggcccaagccaaagaagaagtggaccccaatgttctgctcattccatcgGACGAACAcgcataacaccagagattgccggagtcttcctctaatcgcccaccccgttccccggGGTGGcgaccgtcgatcgccatcatccgatagGCGACAAAGACTTTGTGAAGCCGAGCGGACGATACCTGACAGGTGgcaaagacagactcccgagcggcatcatactccgaggcgtgaaaacaatccccggatgtctagagAGCGGCCTAGACcgaccgctcgggaagaagaaaatagaaacaacacttctcgaggcgaaatcaacattatagctggtaggccgaccggaggagactctaaccgagcaaggaaggctagcgtcaggcagctccagatccatgcggtcggctgc includes these proteins:
- the LOC122016292 gene encoding protein ETHYLENE-INSENSITIVE 3-like 1a, with the protein product MGGLLVEDMAYPCGPNYAQIFPSNNEKSISYGSFLQPSMGDCMIGEGDLVENPPEKFAEAGDEESDEDLDIEELERRMWRDRMRLKRLKEQQYSKTKDLGDAAKQFQSQEQARRKKMSRAQDGILKYMLKMMEVCKAQGFVYGIIPEKGKPVSGASDNLRGWWKEKVRFDRNGPAAIDKYQIENGVPVSGSDLNSGAVGTHSLQELQDTTLGSLLSALMQHCDPPQRRFPLEKGIPPPWWPTGREEWWAQLGIPNEQGPPPYKKPHDLKKAWKVSVLTAVIKHMSPDIEKIRRLVRQSKCLQDKMTAKESATWLVVLKKEEETYIKLHPDARAPPSAGVGIAGAFSFNECGSEYDVEGVGEGKSDSFKLGVSAANAKFVKPVPMKEETEMELFQKRTSVEHEVDVNQRIYTCENVVCPHNNVCHGFLDRNSRNTHQYFCKYQNTLPPGVGMANNNLQAIENKPQPNPFAIVSSENPIDISDLGIPTDGQKSIDELMNFYETNITGSKNLNLGGLTIFEGSNDIHPRHKMEYSLFEQGPGIGAELFEEVGSLVEQTLYVEESIVQFQQELNVSGISYSGAMLRGMEDSLQKQDQFNWFC